The following proteins are co-located in the Microbacterium sp. SORGH_AS_0888 genome:
- a CDS encoding glycosyltransferase family 2 protein, whose product MIGALAVIVPVHDEEELLGECLAALEVASAEARMRHPAVRTQTWVVLDACSDASARIAEDAGVHVRHLDARSVGAARGAGVAASLAGLAGLDPAEIWTAHTDGDSVVPPNWLCHQLALAASGADVFVGTVRPDFRDLDVHRIEAWWRRYTPGRANGHVHGASLGLRASVLLRAGGFAPLEEHEDVEVVAAARRLGARVVASDDAPVRTSGRQVGRTPGGYARYLREDLAGS is encoded by the coding sequence ATGATCGGCGCGCTCGCGGTCATCGTGCCGGTGCACGACGAGGAGGAGCTCCTCGGCGAGTGCCTGGCGGCCCTCGAGGTCGCCTCGGCGGAGGCCCGGATGCGGCATCCCGCCGTGAGGACGCAGACCTGGGTCGTGCTCGACGCCTGCTCCGACGCGTCGGCCCGGATCGCCGAGGACGCCGGCGTCCACGTGCGGCACCTCGACGCCCGCAGCGTCGGCGCGGCGCGGGGCGCGGGGGTCGCGGCATCCCTCGCCGGACTCGCGGGGCTCGACCCGGCCGAGATCTGGACCGCGCACACCGACGGCGACTCGGTAGTTCCGCCGAACTGGCTGTGCCACCAGCTGGCGCTCGCGGCGAGCGGCGCGGACGTGTTCGTCGGCACGGTGCGGCCCGACTTCCGCGACCTCGACGTGCACCGCATCGAGGCCTGGTGGCGGCGCTACACGCCGGGGCGAGCGAACGGACACGTGCACGGCGCGAGCCTCGGCCTGCGGGCCTCCGTGCTGCTGCGGGCCGGCGGATTCGCCCCGCTCGAGGAGCACGAGGATGTCGAGGTCGTCGCCGCCGCACGTCGTCTGGGCGCCCGCGTGGTCGCCTCCGACGACGCCCCCGTGCGCACGAGCGGGCGTCAGGTGGGACGCACGCCGGGCGGGTACGCCCGCTACCTGCGCGAAGACCTCGCCGGGAGCTGA
- a CDS encoding bifunctional PIG-L family deacetylase/class I SAM-dependent methyltransferase has protein sequence MSVRFDHREPGTPEQAWREAAPWQGAAPLDLAVDRVVVLSAHPDDETLGAGGLIAHASAAGIPVSVIVVTDGEGSHPGSPDPAGVRRRRRAETIGALHRLALDPAVAFLGVADGGIREARAEVTDAVAAALAPYADERVMLVAPWWGDGHRDHRVLGEIAVSLAHTGVAVVGYPIWMWHWARPAEVDPSDWRILAPEESARIAKERAVTEYASQWEPTDDEGPILHANTLAHFARDVEVFVAPSARASEPGPSVADFEEFHARHDDPWGLESRWYERRKRALLLAALPRERFAAALELGCASGAVTRELAERAACVVAVDAAETALARARAHGAPSHVAFVRRELPEEWPEGTFDLVVLSELGYYWSAERLALALDRIEACATDDAVLVLCHWRAPIEGAPLTGDAVHAAVVRRGGWRRLSRHREESFVLDVLGRPGAHAAVPE, from the coding sequence ATGAGCGTCCGCTTCGACCACCGTGAGCCGGGCACGCCCGAGCAGGCGTGGCGGGAGGCGGCGCCCTGGCAGGGGGCGGCCCCGCTCGATCTCGCCGTGGACCGGGTCGTGGTGCTGTCCGCGCACCCCGACGACGAGACGCTCGGCGCGGGCGGTCTCATCGCCCATGCCTCGGCCGCCGGCATCCCCGTCTCGGTGATCGTGGTCACCGACGGGGAGGGCTCGCACCCGGGCTCCCCCGACCCGGCCGGTGTGCGGCGTCGCCGCCGCGCGGAGACCATCGGGGCCCTCCACCGCCTGGCCCTCGATCCGGCCGTCGCCTTCCTCGGCGTCGCCGACGGCGGCATCCGCGAGGCACGTGCCGAGGTGACGGATGCGGTCGCCGCCGCCCTGGCCCCGTACGCCGACGAGCGGGTCATGCTCGTCGCTCCCTGGTGGGGCGATGGACACCGCGACCACCGCGTGCTGGGGGAGATCGCCGTGTCGCTGGCCCACACCGGCGTCGCGGTCGTCGGCTATCCGATCTGGATGTGGCACTGGGCGCGCCCGGCGGAGGTGGACCCGAGCGACTGGCGGATCCTCGCGCCCGAGGAGTCGGCGCGGATCGCCAAGGAACGCGCCGTCACCGAGTACGCGAGCCAGTGGGAGCCCACGGACGACGAGGGCCCCATCCTGCACGCGAACACGCTCGCGCACTTCGCCCGCGACGTCGAGGTGTTCGTGGCTCCTTCGGCGCGCGCGTCCGAGCCGGGTCCCTCGGTCGCCGACTTCGAGGAGTTCCACGCCCGGCACGACGACCCCTGGGGCCTCGAGTCCCGGTGGTACGAGCGTCGCAAACGCGCTCTCCTGCTGGCGGCACTCCCCCGTGAGCGGTTCGCCGCCGCTCTGGAGCTCGGGTGCGCGAGCGGCGCCGTGACGCGCGAGCTCGCCGAGCGCGCGGCCTGCGTCGTCGCGGTCGACGCGGCCGAGACCGCGCTCGCCCGCGCCCGCGCACACGGGGCTCCCTCCCATGTCGCGTTCGTGCGGCGCGAGCTGCCGGAGGAGTGGCCCGAGGGCACGTTCGACCTGGTGGTGCTCTCGGAGCTCGGGTACTACTGGAGCGCCGAGCGGCTCGCGCTCGCGCTCGATCGCATCGAGGCCTGCGCGACCGACGACGCCGTGCTGGTGCTCTGCCACTGGCGCGCGCCGATCGAGGGGGCGCCGCTCACCGGCGACGCCGTGCACGCCGCCGTCGTGCGCCGCGGCGGCTGGCGCCGTCTGTCGCGCCATCGCGAGGAGTCCTTCGTGCTCGACGTGCTCGGGCGTCCCGGCGCGCATGCGGCGGTGCCGGAATGA